A stretch of the Hydra vulgaris chromosome 09, alternate assembly HydraT2T_AEP genome encodes the following:
- the LOC136085200 gene encoding TNF receptor-associated factor 5-like, with the protein MSNNIYPCCFCDKEFNAKELLQHQTDCSTEQYSHECFTCKKKVQDLLNHECDYEFLDIQKICFFCNTKIDDQDYYEHSVICFRYYKEQQNRYLNQIIQDEKKNLNYLNLSMNQIMNKMKSLQEKEIKNLKEENDKLQQTLAKTNQEMAELKSLFYDNMLVLANQQDTEQLKQEITKLYHIAEENSTEFLALKNSIQQPKEVKVIQHVFKDMQLIKLDQMNLRLLSDEPFYTEPVYTSEGYRYRIKVYTRSTDINKVAIYFQLLRGDLDDALQWPFTKNVNITLRNKDQFFTRTTTNNNYLQLLDDSSFDKPTTEYNVAVGYKNFISHEELKPFIINNNLFITISIQ; encoded by the coding sequence atgtcaaacaaCATATATCCTTGCTGTTTTTGTGACAAAGAATTTAATGCAAAAGAACTTTTACAGCATCAAACAGATTGTTCTACAGAACAATACTCCCACGAATGTTTCACCTGTAAAAAAAAGGTACAAGATTTGTTAAACCACGAATGTGATTATGAATTTCtagatatacaaaaaatatgttttttttgtaataccAAAATCGATGATCAAGATTATTATGAACACTCTGTCATCTGCTTTCGATATTATAAAGAACAACAAAATCGTTATTTGAACCAAATCATTCAAGacgaaaagaaaaatttaaattatttgaatctTTCTATGAATCAAATcatgaataaaatgaaaagtcttcaagaaaaagaaattaaaaatctaaaagaagAAAATGACAAACTTCAACAAACCCTAGCAAAAACGAACCAAGAAATGGCAGAATTAAAAAGTCTCTTTTATGACAACATGTTGGTTTTAGCAAATCAACAAGATACAGAACAACTCAAACaagaaataacaaaactttatcataTCGCAGAAGAAAATAGCACAGAATTCTTAGCTTTAAAAAATTCCATTCAACAACCTAAAGAAGTCAAGGTAATTCAACACGTTTTTAAAGACATGCAATTGATCAAACTCGATCAAATGAATCTCAGGCTGTTATCAGATGAACCATTTTATACAGAACCCGTTTACACATCAGAAGGTTACCGTTATCGTATAAAAGTGTATACACGAAGTACCGACATCAACAAAGTAGCCATTTACTTTCAATTGTTAAGAGGTGACCTGGACGATGCTTTACAATGGCCTTTTACCAAAAATGTCAATATCACCTTGAGAAATAAAGATCAATTTTTTACTCGTACTACTACCAACAATAATTATCTTCAACTTTTAGACGACAGTTCATTTGATAAACCTACCACTGAATATAATGTAGCTGTTGgttataagaattttatttcaCACGAAGAACTAAAAccatttattattaacaataatttatttattacgattagtatacaataa